A portion of the Bradysia coprophila strain Holo2 unplaced genomic scaffold, BU_Bcop_v1 contig_297, whole genome shotgun sequence genome contains these proteins:
- the LOC119079110 gene encoding uncharacterized protein LOC119079110, translating to MKAILSVVFVILCSSTLGSADIPGTLVGFSRLASRVAEPSCLNLVTPICKDCNTLLRCLMVDPAPEVPCKTQYPDRPFCHNGACVAEAQGDCVASTTFTCTGAGYYPDPLNCSRYHLCAGAGAVGTSVATYECPAGFVYNPVTTMCKLSTECTPVDCSPDPAGYVAYPADNRYYAYCRADDVPVILKCGTYFVYNTSTKVCVFHCPREGRIALPSDTKTYYECYLKDTTYYYRISECINGYVFDQTTEQCKPA from the exons ATGAAAGCTATTCTCAGTGTTGTGTTTGtgattttg TGTTCTAGCACTCTGGGAAGTGCTGACATACCTGGCACATTAGTTGGATTTTCTCGGCTTGCTTCCAGAGTCGCTGAACCATCATGCCTCAACTTAGTGACTCCCATTTGTAAAGATTGTAACACGCTTCTG AGATGCTTGATGGTAGACCCAGCGCCGGAAGTGCCATGCAAAACACAATATCCCGATAGACCTTTCTGTCATAATGGAGCATGCGTTGCCGAAGCACAAGGCGATTGTGTTGCTTCCACTACATTCACTTGTACAGGCGCCGGATATTATCCCGATCCACTAAACTGTTCACGGTATCATCTGTGCGCTGGAGCTGGTGCAGTTGGTACTTCTGTTGCCACATATGAATGTCCTGCTGGATTCGTATACAATCCGGTAACAACGATGTGCAAACTATCTACAGAATGTACTCCGGTGGATTGTTCCCCTGATCCTGCAGGCTATGTTGCATATCCTGCTGACAACCGGTATTACGCTTATTGCAGAGCTGATGATGTACCAGTAATCTTAAAATGTGGAACTTATTTTGTGTACAACACCTCGACGAAAGTCTGC GTTTTTCATTGCCCGCGGGAGGGCCGCATCGCTCTTCCATCCGATACGAAGACGTATTACGAATGCTACTTGAAAGACACGACTTATTATTACAGAATATCGGAGTGCATCAACGGGTATGTGTTTGATCAAACCACTGAGCAATGTAAGCCTGCATAA
- the LOC119079108 gene encoding uncharacterized protein LOC119079108: MKAIQSVIFVTLCLSFGSCDIPGRLVRVSRITSRVAEPSCLNLVTPICKDCNTLLRCLMVDPAPEVPCKTQYPDRPFCHNGACVAEAQGDCVVSTTFTCTGAGYYPDPLNCSRYHLCGANGATDPDYSFYECPVGFVYNPATTMCKLSTSASDCAVADCSADPTGYAVYPADNNIFFYCSADEEPKVLKCPVNNVFDPASFSCVFQCSREGRIADPSDKKKFFECYKNGATYITLSLSCVDSFEFDAKLEQCVKSAVPAPPLAPTVP; the protein is encoded by the exons ATGAAAGCTATTCAGAGCGTTATATTTGTGACTCTG TGCTTGAGTTTCGGGAGCTGTGACATTCCTGGCAGATTAGTGAGGGTTTCGCGTATTACTTCCAGGGTCGCTGAACCATCATGCCTCAACTTAGTGACCCCCATTTGTAAAGATTGTAACACGCTTCTG AGATGTTTGATGGTGGACCCAGCACCGGAAGTGCCATGTAAAACACAGTATCCCGATAGACCTTTCTGTCACAATGGAGCATGCGTTGCTGAAGCACAAGGCGATTGTGTGGTTTCCACTACATTTACTTGTACAGGCGCCGGATATTATCCAGATCCATTAAACTGTTCACGGTATCATTTGTGCGGTGCAAATGGTGCAACTGATCCCGATTATTCCTTCTATGAATGTCCCGTTGGATTCGTATACAATCCAGCAACAACGATGTGTAAGCTGTCGACAAGTGCTTCTGATTGTGCTGTTGCTGATTGTTCCGCTGATCCTACCGGTTATGCGGTATACCCTGCCGataacaacattttcttttactgCTCAGCCGATGAGGAACCGAAAGTGTTAAAATGTCCCGTTAACAATGTTTTTGATCCTGCCTCTTTCAGCTGC GTATTCCAATGTTCCCGTGAAGGCCGTATCGCTGATCCATCAGacaagaaaaaattctttgaatgcTATAAAAATGGAGCAACATACATAACGCTATCGTTGAGCTGTGTGGATAGTTTTGAGTTTGATGCTAAACTAGAGCAGTGTGTCAAATCTGCGGTACCAGCACCACCTCTAGCACCCACAGTACCGTGA